Proteins found in one Bacillus subtilis subsp. subtilis str. 168 genomic segment:
- the yopF gene encoding conserved protein of unknown function; phage SPbeta (Evidence 4: Unknown function but conserved in other organisms), whose protein sequence is MPLIDYFYVLQFENKEYFKAFKLDESGYLTSSDLHEASKIHNMLEVIEVASELKTKCNVQCEVREIQVVKR, encoded by the coding sequence ATGCCTTTGATTGATTATTTTTATGTACTGCAGTTTGAAAACAAGGAATACTTTAAAGCATTTAAATTAGATGAGAGTGGTTATTTGACATCTAGCGACCTCCATGAAGCTTCTAAAATACATAATATGTTAGAAGTCATCGAGGTAGCAAGTGAGCTTAAAACGAAGTGTAATGTGCAATGTGAGGTAAGGGAAATTCAAGTCGTAAAGCGTTAG
- the yopC gene encoding conserved protein of unknown function; phage SPbeta (Evidence 4: Unknown function but conserved in other organisms), with protein sequence MDLYRKAKRLKKELSKHEEINDSLKELAFDIFKELTVKPEFIDKNTNDVIGEEKINTSTFSNKERLDILIEWTIEIDPILSFIIDKCDIPIERTGGDDLDAFMENVYTEYIEELHKLPNRKSFDSSKITKIESFAQQITKTIELYLDGYVHLAYAEFDKGMNIFSEEVNIEELLLYNIDSIRIPCKFFRMRTSNTEVFSKDDMFHIPFEKRGIIRTNRFSIPGFPCLYLGSSSLVCWEELGRPDLNTTYTSVFHLEDEDIKILDLSVSPTELADNLKKFFEITFRRKIYKFNAYFMTWILISACLIRVKKQKDIFKPEYIIPQFLLEWVKQTESSEYWGICYLSSKINRQTIENYKLYKNYAIPVRQRKDSGHCSLLGETFQISDPVAWETFQSHKDSPESLPIKNPLFPETEGTHHDYHKTELGRLEAFLIRYRSVVKDQL encoded by the coding sequence ATGGATTTGTATAGAAAAGCTAAAAGGCTAAAAAAAGAATTATCGAAACATGAGGAAATTAATGATTCTTTGAAAGAGCTTGCATTTGATATTTTTAAAGAGTTAACAGTAAAACCTGAATTTATAGACAAAAACACCAATGATGTTATTGGGGAGGAAAAAATTAACACCAGCACCTTTTCAAATAAAGAAAGGTTAGACATTTTAATTGAATGGACTATTGAAATAGATCCAATATTAAGTTTTATTATTGATAAATGCGATATTCCAATAGAAAGAACGGGTGGGGATGATTTAGATGCTTTTATGGAGAATGTTTATACAGAATATATAGAAGAATTGCATAAGCTACCAAATAGAAAATCATTCGATTCATCAAAAATCACAAAGATAGAATCTTTTGCGCAACAAATTACTAAAACAATTGAACTTTACTTAGATGGTTATGTGCATTTAGCATATGCTGAATTTGATAAAGGAATGAATATCTTTTCTGAAGAGGTTAACATTGAAGAGCTGCTCTTATATAACATTGATAGTATTCGTATTCCTTGTAAATTCTTTAGAATGAGAACCAGTAACACAGAGGTTTTTTCTAAAGATGATATGTTTCATATACCATTTGAGAAGAGAGGAATAATACGCACAAATCGTTTTAGTATACCAGGATTTCCATGTCTTTACCTTGGAAGTTCATCACTTGTTTGTTGGGAAGAACTAGGAAGGCCTGACTTAAATACTACCTACACTTCGGTTTTTCACCTTGAGGATGAAGATATAAAAATTCTGGATTTAAGTGTTTCACCTACGGAACTGGCAGATAATCTAAAGAAATTTTTTGAAATAACATTTAGAAGAAAAATATATAAATTTAATGCATACTTTATGACATGGATTTTAATATCTGCATGCCTAATTAGAGTAAAAAAACAAAAAGACATTTTTAAACCAGAATATATCATTCCTCAATTTTTGCTTGAATGGGTTAAACAGACAGAGTCTTCGGAATACTGGGGAATCTGTTATTTGTCTTCTAAGATTAACAGACAAACAATTGAAAATTACAAGCTATATAAGAATTATGCTATTCCTGTTAGGCAAAGAAAAGACAGTGGACATTGTTCGTTATTGGGCGAGACATTCCAAATATCTGACCCCGTAGCTTGGGAAACGTTCCAAAGTCATAAGGACTCACCAGAATCGCTTCCTATCAAAAATCCATTATTTCCAGAAACCGAAGGGACTCATCATGATTACCATAAAACAGAGTTGGGGAGACTAGAGGCCTTTTTAATTAGATATAGATCAGTTGTTAAAGACCAACTGTAA
- the yonR gene encoding putative transcriptional regulator (Xre family); phage SPbeta (Evidence 3: Putative function from multiple computational evidences; Product type r: regulator): MFGERLKKCRTSKGYSQQRMADFLGITRQGYGKYEIGKAEPDLKTLTKLSNILGVSTDFLLKGTHAQFDLDEILNDPETLIAGYNGMISEEQAKELLYYLLKKEFEEH; this comes from the coding sequence ATGTTTGGAGAACGTTTAAAAAAATGCCGTACCTCCAAAGGATATAGCCAGCAACGGATGGCGGATTTCTTAGGAATTACGAGACAGGGATATGGGAAATATGAAATTGGTAAGGCTGAACCTGATTTAAAAACCCTTACTAAATTAAGCAATATATTAGGAGTATCTACTGACTTTCTTCTAAAAGGCACACATGCACAATTTGATCTCGATGAGATATTAAATGATCCAGAGACTTTAATTGCTGGATATAATGGAATGATCTCGGAAGAGCAAGCTAAAGAGTTACTGTATTATCTTTTAAAAAAAGAGTTCGAAGAACATTAG
- the yopA gene encoding conserved protein of unknown function; phage SPbeta (Evidence 4: Unknown function but conserved in other organisms): MENIALESSFLEYDINEPIKIYTGHFTIEVADDFFEILGEVKIAFLPKARLIFEGAISGNLSKLFEFEKAMKSNNMMINVPGFMKSEVLISGITDGSKGNKVSGILKRSILTSAETKVNRMEFTVVNFVNDLGRRIVHGRFKFSGRTKLKYKDWEIILDKRYDYSNKKIFDRLKNSGGYLITHVGYLKRVDDKLFDTKEVEPLISGLYWLLSFSAGRHVAIPTLEGYHNEEVIWSKYQVPLIDGWTNNITWFPKQKSPSLEHLFPKVIEKQEDPFWNKVLWEVLSWYSQAHSSSIVENKVVSVQVALETLAWVYLIVDRKSNISKSKYKYMNAAEKFREILSRFSIDLSIPKLFIDIKDNYDDGPHLFTVFRNKIVHPTRELDFDNPIDKLHVLYLGVWYLELLTLGILGYEGSYVNRLKVPIIEGVYEFVPWKTRDN; the protein is encoded by the coding sequence TTGGAAAATATAGCTCTTGAATCCTCCTTTTTAGAGTACGATATTAATGAACCGATTAAAATCTATACCGGCCACTTTACAATTGAAGTTGCTGATGATTTTTTTGAAATCTTGGGAGAAGTTAAAATTGCATTTTTACCAAAAGCTAGACTAATATTTGAAGGAGCCATTTCAGGCAATCTTAGCAAGCTTTTCGAATTTGAAAAGGCAATGAAAAGTAATAATATGATGATTAATGTACCTGGATTTATGAAATCTGAAGTTCTTATTTCAGGTATAACAGACGGAAGTAAAGGGAACAAAGTATCAGGGATACTAAAACGATCTATTTTAACCTCAGCTGAAACTAAAGTGAATAGAATGGAATTCACGGTGGTTAACTTCGTGAATGATTTAGGTAGAAGGATTGTGCATGGAAGGTTTAAATTTTCAGGGAGAACAAAATTAAAATATAAAGATTGGGAAATAATTTTGGATAAGCGATATGACTATTCAAACAAAAAAATCTTTGATAGATTAAAAAATTCGGGTGGATACTTAATAACACATGTGGGATATTTAAAAAGAGTGGATGATAAATTATTTGATACTAAAGAAGTAGAACCACTTATTTCAGGGCTTTATTGGTTATTATCCTTTTCAGCAGGTAGACATGTTGCTATCCCTACATTGGAAGGATACCACAACGAGGAGGTAATATGGAGTAAATACCAAGTTCCATTAATAGATGGCTGGACTAATAATATTACTTGGTTTCCAAAACAAAAATCTCCATCCTTAGAACATTTATTTCCAAAGGTGATTGAGAAGCAAGAAGATCCTTTTTGGAATAAAGTTTTATGGGAAGTGTTGAGTTGGTACTCCCAAGCACATTCATCAAGTATAGTAGAAAACAAGGTGGTATCTGTTCAGGTTGCATTGGAAACTTTGGCGTGGGTGTATCTTATTGTAGACAGAAAATCCAATATTAGTAAATCGAAATATAAGTATATGAATGCAGCAGAGAAATTTAGAGAAATATTATCTAGATTTTCAATTGACTTATCAATACCAAAACTCTTTATTGACATTAAGGATAATTATGACGATGGCCCACACCTTTTTACTGTATTTAGGAATAAGATAGTCCATCCTACAAGGGAACTTGATTTTGACAATCCGATAGATAAGCTCCATGTACTTTATCTTGGTGTTTGGTATCTTGAATTACTAACACTTGGAATATTGGGATATGAAGGAAGTTATGTAAACCGTTTAAAGGTACCTATAATAGAAGGAGTATATGAATTTGTCCCTTGGAAAACAAGAGACAATTAA
- the yonP gene encoding hypothetical protein; phage SPbeta (Evidence 5: Unknown function), giving the protein MQKDSEKVTYMFSNLIGFLETAIIEGTASQEENTLYEDYKLFGTIDKKSYTYKNLVHKYLKSDY; this is encoded by the coding sequence ATGCAAAAGGATTCAGAGAAAGTAACGTACATGTTTAGTAATTTAATTGGATTTTTAGAGACTGCTATTATTGAAGGAACTGCTTCACAAGAAGAAAACACTCTTTATGAGGACTATAAACTATTTGGAACAATCGATAAAAAGAGCTATACATATAAAAATCTTGTACATAAGTATCTAAAAAGCGATTATTAA
- the yonU gene encoding conserved protein of unknown function; phage SPbeta (Evidence 4: Unknown function but conserved in other organisms), translating to MEKKFLDAIQQLTKELEMLKKDIDSIKEATVRIDKDLLEYREEISKVKQDDSVLIMQQHKDN from the coding sequence TTGGAGAAAAAATTCCTGGATGCTATTCAGCAGCTAACAAAGGAATTGGAAATGCTCAAGAAAGATATTGACTCCATCAAAGAAGCAACTGTCAGAATTGATAAAGACCTTTTAGAGTACAGAGAAGAGATAAGCAAAGTAAAACAAGATGATTCAGTATTAATCATGCAGCAACACAAGGATAATTAA
- the yonX gene encoding conserved protein of unknown function; phage SPbeta (Evidence 4: Unknown function but conserved in other organisms), with protein sequence MNAQLFNLESRLDELENEINTQYCELDTNLDALKSNRIELESQLEKFESSLTNRLQGSISNNCRNDLLNLGYTHSQVDCMSDEEVYAALDKIDEEIHNTDQDYSTGFEDLEKQIIEMKRDYFIDRKERGSGNFDEAWEGEILDLEFEYTVLCLEKGLEPLNYIITWEG encoded by the coding sequence ATGAATGCGCAACTTTTTAATCTGGAGTCTAGACTTGATGAATTGGAAAATGAAATTAATACACAATACTGTGAGTTAGATACTAATCTTGATGCTCTTAAATCCAATCGTATTGAGCTGGAATCACAGCTTGAAAAATTTGAGTCTAGTCTTACAAATAGATTACAAGGAAGCATTTCAAATAACTGCCGAAATGACCTGCTTAATCTGGGATACACGCATTCACAAGTTGATTGCATGTCTGACGAAGAAGTTTACGCTGCACTCGATAAAATTGATGAAGAAATTCATAATACTGATCAAGATTATTCTACGGGATTTGAAGATCTTGAAAAACAAATCATTGAGATGAAGAGGGACTATTTCATTGATCGAAAAGAAAGAGGGTCAGGGAATTTCGATGAGGCATGGGAAGGAGAAATCCTTGATTTAGAATTTGAGTACACGGTTCTTTGTTTAGAAAAGGGGTTAGAACCACTCAATTATATTATTACCTGGGAAGGATAG
- the yoyJ gene encoding conserved protein of unknown function (toxin/antitoxin island); phage SPbeta (Evidence 4: Unknown function but conserved in other organisms; PubMedId: 23300471) → MNFSFSSYPYYNMIKHIANMKRFSLWFTHITFIGLFLMFQLIKDYFSSEGQALINTIFVVTCIIAILLWIIYCVFLKLRNKSH, encoded by the coding sequence ATGAACTTCTCCTTTAGTTCCTACCCATATTATAACATGATCAAGCACATTGCAAACATGAAACGATTCTCATTATGGTTTACCCATATCACATTCATTGGCTTATTCTTAATGTTTCAACTCATCAAAGATTACTTCAGCAGCGAAGGACAGGCGCTAATCAACACAATTTTTGTTGTCACATGTATCATTGCCATATTGTTATGGATCATCTATTGTGTATTCCTTAAACTAAGAAACAAGTCACACTAA
- the yoyI gene encoding conserved membrane protein of unknown function; phage SPbeta (Evidence 4: Unknown function but conserved in other organisms) — MLKVAKISVSCIVLVLCIYSLFNQNELLLIVVQLFVAALLSLVGVEAILSKQKLSEYLLFGSAAFLLVVNGVKFII; from the coding sequence TTGCTAAAAGTTGCAAAAATTTCGGTTTCTTGCATTGTATTAGTCTTGTGCATATACTCATTGTTCAATCAAAATGAATTATTGTTGATTGTTGTGCAATTATTTGTTGCCGCCCTTTTATCATTAGTCGGAGTTGAAGCGATATTAAGCAAACAAAAACTGTCCGAATATTTACTGTTTGGATCAGCAGCCTTCTTACTTGTTGTAAACGGTGTGAAATTCATAATTTAA
- the yopD gene encoding conserved membrane protein of unknown function; phage SPbeta (Evidence 4: Unknown function but conserved in other organisms; PubMedId: 15849754, 16850406; Product type m: membrane component), whose protein sequence is MSLNQKALNSYVYTLAFSSLSFGLIFGLYLFVYSGFMAIALVTIAIIAFYALITYLVFAAPLQVWLRRRRRKFSLINFLIYIAVAFSAVFLFWFVDYPPNALTMFRSFEYYIMSIVAAFIYWFWDSIFLRN, encoded by the coding sequence TTGAGCCTCAATCAAAAAGCGTTAAACAGTTATGTTTATACTCTGGCGTTTTCAAGTTTGTCATTTGGTCTAATTTTTGGTCTGTATCTGTTTGTTTACTCTGGATTTATGGCAATAGCATTAGTCACAATTGCCATCATTGCATTTTACGCTTTAATCACTTACTTGGTGTTTGCTGCCCCTTTGCAAGTGTGGCTAAGAAGAAGGCGCAGAAAATTCAGTTTGATCAATTTTTTAATTTATATTGCAGTGGCCTTTTCAGCTGTGTTTTTGTTCTGGTTTGTTGATTATCCGCCAAATGCTCTTACCATGTTCAGAAGCTTTGAGTATTACATTATGAGTATTGTAGCTGCGTTTATTTATTGGTTTTGGGATTCGATATTCCTACGAAATTAA
- the yonV gene encoding conserved protein of unknown function; phage SPbeta (Evidence 4: Unknown function but conserved in other organisms), which produces MERVKVIDSIMGSGKTTYIIKMMNEAPKNEHFIFITPYLDEVTRIKRSCTNRKFYEPKIHSEEGETLYKLDSLHKHLADNNDIVTTHALFSMANETTKELIYSGNYTLILDETMEVVKKLNISKDDLDMLFQNEWIKNNNGTIIWNDEQERNLNREYKGEFQTLKHLAKSKNLILHNESVLFWQFPADIFAQFKQVYNLTYLFDAQIQKYYYDINGIEYELYAVVKDNDSYKLMQHSRQFDKAKKDVLRHKIKIYEGDLNKIGDDYYALSKNWFEKRSVLHKRLKNNILNYYQNILKSKSKGNLWTTFKSHKSKLSGKGYTKGFLACNIKATNEYSHKRSLVYSINRFVNPAIDDYFRSKGIIINEDNFALSEMIQWIWRSAIRNGQDINIYVPSSRMRKLLMDWLENQR; this is translated from the coding sequence ATGGAAAGAGTTAAAGTTATCGATTCTATTATGGGATCTGGTAAAACAACTTACATTATTAAGATGATGAATGAGGCACCAAAGAATGAGCATTTTATCTTTATCACACCATATCTTGATGAGGTAACAAGAATAAAGAGGTCATGTACGAATAGAAAGTTTTACGAACCAAAAATACATAGTGAGGAAGGGGAAACGCTCTATAAACTGGATTCATTACATAAACATTTAGCAGATAACAATGACATTGTAACAACTCATGCTTTATTCAGTATGGCTAATGAAACAACTAAAGAATTGATTTACTCAGGCAATTATACTCTTATCCTGGATGAAACTATGGAAGTGGTTAAGAAATTAAATATATCCAAGGATGATCTGGATATGCTGTTCCAAAATGAATGGATTAAGAACAATAATGGCACAATCATTTGGAATGATGAACAAGAAAGAAATCTTAATAGGGAATATAAAGGAGAGTTCCAAACACTTAAACATTTGGCCAAGAGTAAAAACTTAATTTTGCATAATGAGTCTGTATTGTTTTGGCAGTTTCCTGCAGACATCTTTGCCCAATTTAAACAGGTCTATAATCTTACATATTTGTTTGATGCTCAGATTCAGAAATATTATTATGACATTAACGGAATAGAATATGAACTTTATGCAGTAGTCAAAGACAATGACAGTTATAAATTAATGCAGCACAGTAGGCAATTTGATAAAGCAAAGAAGGATGTCCTAAGACATAAAATTAAAATATATGAAGGTGACTTGAATAAAATTGGTGATGATTATTATGCATTATCAAAAAACTGGTTTGAAAAACGTTCAGTGTTACATAAACGGCTTAAGAATAATATTCTGAATTACTACCAGAATATACTTAAATCAAAGTCTAAGGGTAATCTTTGGACAACTTTTAAATCACATAAAAGTAAACTAAGTGGGAAAGGTTATACGAAAGGCTTTTTAGCCTGTAACATCAAAGCAACGAACGAATACAGTCACAAAAGATCTTTGGTTTATTCAATAAACAGATTCGTTAATCCTGCAATTGATGATTATTTTAGATCCAAGGGAATAATCATAAACGAGGACAATTTTGCTTTATCTGAGATGATTCAATGGATTTGGAGATCAGCTATAAGAAATGGACAGGATATTAATATATATGTCCCATCATCACGAATGAGAAAGCTGTTAATGGATTGGTTAGAGAACCAGAGATAA
- the yopB gene encoding putative transcriptional regulator, lambda repressor-like; phage SPbeta (Evidence 3: Putative function from multiple computational evidences; Product type r: regulator), translated as MIRSNLKSIIDERKISIRKLSRDIDHEYPTVRKLYNDEMERYPRDLLDKVCTYLNIELQELLIFEKSHNHIDHSG; from the coding sequence ATGATTAGATCAAATTTAAAGTCCATAATAGACGAAAGAAAGATCAGTATCCGGAAGCTATCTAGAGATATTGATCATGAGTATCCAACTGTCAGAAAGCTTTATAATGACGAAATGGAGCGGTATCCAAGAGATCTGTTAGATAAAGTCTGTACATACCTAAACATCGAGCTGCAGGAATTGCTGATATTCGAAAAAAGCCATAACCATATCGATCACTCAGGATGA
- the spbT gene encoding toxin; phage SPbeta (Evidence 2a: Function from experimental evidences in other organisms; PubMedId: 23059907, 23300471, 24576839; Product type f: factor): MLEKMGIVVAFLISLTVLTINSLTIVEKVRNLKNGTSKKKKRIRKRLRPKRQRQRIRR; encoded by the coding sequence GTGCTTGAGAAAATGGGTATCGTAGTTGCTTTCCTCATATCTTTAACGGTTCTTACAATCAACAGTCTAACAATAGTTGAGAAGGTAAGAAACCTAAAGAATGGGACAAGCAAAAAGAAAAAGCGTATACGCAAGCGGCTCCGACCAAAGAGACAACGCCAACGTATACGCCGATGA
- the yonS gene encoding putative hydrolase lipoprotein; phage SPbeta (Evidence 3: Putative function from multiple computational evidences; Product type e: enzyme), whose protein sequence is MKLFKKLGILLLITSLILLAACKNSEESSSSSEDTNNATDTNTSESQDISVNGPEKVGDVYEIDGGTAKVMAISNKETTVKTGPIQFTVKKVIAAVANEQLPFIDVQIESENTSDEVVRFRPSLAQLATSTGVQIDEPSLLESDRLLDEYVGKVNDSGSIIYVFDNEEDIKDLESIRLRISSPFNEDLKNLGDKLDLKINLEH, encoded by the coding sequence ATGAAATTGTTTAAAAAATTGGGGATTTTACTATTAATCACTTCACTGATATTGCTCGCAGCTTGCAAAAATAGTGAAGAGTCTTCTTCATCATCAGAAGACACAAACAATGCAACTGATACCAACACATCAGAAAGCCAAGACATCTCAGTTAATGGTCCTGAAAAAGTTGGGGATGTTTATGAAATTGATGGTGGTACAGCTAAAGTAATGGCCATCAGCAATAAAGAAACCACTGTGAAAACTGGCCCGATCCAATTTACTGTAAAAAAAGTAATTGCCGCTGTTGCCAACGAACAACTACCTTTTATTGATGTTCAAATTGAATCAGAAAATACATCTGATGAAGTAGTTCGTTTCAGACCAAGTCTAGCACAATTAGCAACAAGCACTGGGGTACAAATCGATGAGCCATCATTGTTGGAAAGTGACAGGCTTCTCGACGAGTACGTAGGAAAAGTAAATGATAGTGGATCCATCATATATGTTTTTGATAACGAAGAGGATATAAAAGATTTAGAATCAATTCGGCTGAGAATCTCTTCTCCATTTAATGAGGACTTAAAGAATTTAGGGGACAAGCTAGACTTAAAAATTAACTTAGAGCATTAA
- the yopE gene encoding conserved membrane protein of unknown function; phage SPbeta (Evidence 4: Unknown function but conserved in other organisms), with protein sequence MIGLAYFLIIWLGVGLLTGIKFIFVDQVYDEEFKELMDKETAAGMERNLASLFFKNKLNVIAFFMLIGLLPLAMRITKLFKRG encoded by the coding sequence ATGATTGGATTAGCTTATTTTTTAATTATTTGGCTTGGAGTTGGATTATTGACTGGCATTAAGTTTATTTTTGTTGATCAGGTCTATGATGAAGAGTTTAAAGAACTCATGGATAAAGAAACAGCAGCGGGCATGGAAAGGAATTTGGCCAGCCTGTTTTTCAAAAATAAGCTTAATGTGATTGCTTTTTTTATGTTAATTGGTTTACTGCCATTGGCAATGAGGATTACAAAATTATTTAAAAGAGGTTGA
- the yoyH gene encoding conserved protein of unknown function; phage SPbeta (Evidence 4: Unknown function but conserved in other organisms), whose product MEEKYETNGYDTSIVYDYKEYPDVKYGRCDNCDYTLFKSSVKSGIFLRECRRCGMKKSI is encoded by the coding sequence GTGGAAGAGAAATACGAAACAAACGGATATGACACTTCAATCGTATATGATTACAAAGAATATCCTGATGTAAAATACGGCCGCTGCGACAATTGTGATTACACTTTGTTTAAAAGCTCTGTGAAGAGTGGAATATTTTTACGTGAATGCAGAAGGTGTGGCATGAAAAAGAGCATTTAG